In Kitasatospora gansuensis, a genomic segment contains:
- a CDS encoding ion channel protein — protein MADATPQDTAEPGDLTSGPPTPATRLIPLIAPAILTGIGASLTLIAISSVAGRLENLLWEIIPDGLDIDGFNPWWILLILTVTGVAVGLTVWQAPGHAGPDPATTGLVDPPVSPYVLPGLIVATVLALAGGVSLGPENPITMINIALAYWIGRRFLPSTGPVLWVGLAAAGTIGALFGTPLAAALILSEMPGPGALWDRLFAPLISAVTGSVTTLLLVGNDFVIKVPGYPGTRTVDLFWALLVGAVGATIGLAAVYLFPLVYRAFQQIPHPVTMLTVGGLTLGALGALGGELTLFKGLDQVKELALDYSHYGFWQLLGMAVLKLVALVIASCAGFRGGRIFPAVFAAAALGFAVSALIPSVPPALSVSCAVLGVLLAVTRQGWLSLFTAAVIVPDLTLLPLLCVAALPAWLIVTGRPEMLIERAEPEAAPA, from the coding sequence ATGGCCGACGCCACCCCCCAGGACACCGCCGAACCGGGTGACCTCACCTCGGGACCGCCCACACCCGCCACCCGGCTGATCCCGCTGATCGCTCCGGCGATCCTCACCGGGATCGGCGCCAGCCTCACCCTGATCGCGATCAGCTCGGTGGCCGGACGGCTGGAGAACCTGCTCTGGGAGATCATCCCGGACGGCCTGGACATCGACGGGTTCAACCCCTGGTGGATCCTGCTGATCCTCACCGTCACCGGCGTCGCCGTCGGTCTGACGGTGTGGCAGGCGCCCGGCCACGCCGGGCCCGACCCGGCCACCACCGGCCTGGTCGACCCGCCGGTGTCGCCGTACGTGCTGCCCGGGCTGATCGTGGCCACCGTCCTGGCCCTGGCCGGGGGCGTCAGCCTGGGTCCGGAGAACCCGATCACGATGATCAACATCGCGCTGGCGTACTGGATCGGCCGGCGTTTCCTGCCCTCGACCGGCCCGGTGCTCTGGGTCGGACTGGCCGCCGCCGGCACCATCGGTGCCCTCTTCGGCACCCCACTCGCCGCGGCGCTGATCCTCTCCGAGATGCCCGGGCCCGGGGCGCTCTGGGACCGGCTGTTCGCCCCGCTGATCTCCGCCGTCACCGGCTCGGTCACCACGCTGCTGCTGGTCGGCAACGACTTCGTGATCAAGGTGCCGGGCTACCCGGGCACCCGGACGGTCGACCTGTTCTGGGCCCTGCTGGTCGGTGCGGTCGGCGCCACGATCGGGCTGGCGGCGGTGTACCTCTTCCCCCTGGTGTACCGGGCGTTCCAGCAGATCCCGCACCCGGTCACGATGCTCACCGTCGGCGGCCTGACGCTCGGTGCGCTGGGCGCCCTGGGCGGCGAGCTCACCCTGTTCAAGGGCCTGGACCAGGTCAAGGAACTGGCCCTGGACTACTCGCACTACGGCTTCTGGCAGCTGCTCGGGATGGCGGTGCTGAAGCTGGTCGCGCTGGTGATCGCGTCCTGCGCCGGCTTCCGCGGCGGCCGGATCTTCCCGGCCGTCTTCGCCGCGGCCGCCCTCGGCTTCGCGGTCAGCGCGCTGATCCCCTCGGTGCCGCCGGCGCTCTCGGTGTCCTGCGCCGTCCTCGGCGTGCTGCTCGCGGTCACCCGGCAGGGCTGGCTCAGCCTGTTCACCGCCGCGGTCATCGTGCCCGACCTGACGCTGCTTCCGCTGCTCTGCGTCGCGGCCCTGCCGGCCTGGCTGATCGTCACCGGCCGCCCCGAGATGCTGATCGAACGCGCCGAGCCCGAGGCCGCACCGGCGTAA
- a CDS encoding MarR family winged helix-turn-helix transcriptional regulator, translating into MTERAADHRSAEQALIAVEREVAVLFRRGRARAAEMSRQVHPALEGVAYSMLGFIQERGQVRLTDIGLHFGVGKATISRQVKVLEELELVTRETDPLDRRSSLVSLTPDGEARYLAARSGRLGRFRDMLGDWESADVAQLADLLQRFNDAIGEPKLG; encoded by the coding sequence ATGACTGAGCGGGCAGCTGACCACCGGAGCGCCGAGCAGGCGCTGATCGCCGTGGAGCGCGAGGTCGCCGTGCTGTTCCGGCGGGGCAGGGCGAGGGCGGCCGAGATGTCCCGGCAGGTGCACCCGGCGCTGGAGGGCGTGGCGTACAGCATGCTCGGCTTCATTCAGGAGCGCGGGCAGGTCAGGCTGACCGACATCGGGCTGCACTTCGGTGTGGGCAAGGCCACCATCAGCCGGCAGGTCAAGGTGCTGGAGGAGCTGGAGCTGGTCACCCGGGAGACCGATCCACTGGACCGGCGCTCCTCACTGGTCTCGCTCACCCCGGACGGCGAGGCCCGTTATCTGGCGGCCCGGAGCGGCCGGCTGGGCCGGTTCCGGGACATGCTGGGCGACTGGGAGAGCGCTGACGTGGCCCAACTCGCCGATCTTCTCCAGCGGTTCAACGACGCGATCGGCGAGCCCAAGCTCGGCTGA
- a CDS encoding inorganic phosphate transporter, whose amino-acid sequence MEHITFLVAVVIITALAFDFTNGFHDTANAMATSIATGALRPKVAVTIAAVLNFAGAFLSVKVATTISGGIVSEKAGIQPAIIFAALVGAILWNLLTWLKGLPSSSSHALYGGLIGATVVGVGLNGVNFGVVVSKILIPAVASPIVAGLASWGATKLAYRITRNGREASTNKGFKTGQVFSASLISLAHGTNDAQKTMGIITLTLVSVGALPKGALPPTWVIVSAGAAIAIGTYMGGWRIIRSMGKGLADIQPPQGFSSEAAAATVILTSSHMGYGLSTTQVCSGGVMGAGLGGPKAQVHWSMARRMLYTWGLTLPAAATVAGLAAFVADKGTWGVLLVGAALVIGSGAMWVLSRRQPVHADNVNDTDVTPVEVPQAPVPTPATTTVAA is encoded by the coding sequence ATGGAACACATCACGTTCCTGGTGGCCGTTGTGATCATCACAGCGCTCGCCTTCGACTTCACCAACGGCTTCCACGACACCGCCAACGCGATGGCCACCTCCATCGCCACGGGAGCCCTCCGCCCGAAGGTCGCGGTCACCATCGCTGCGGTCCTCAACTTCGCCGGCGCCTTCCTCTCGGTGAAGGTCGCCACCACGATCTCGGGCGGCATCGTCAGCGAGAAGGCCGGCATCCAGCCGGCCATCATCTTCGCCGCCCTGGTCGGCGCGATCCTGTGGAACCTGCTGACCTGGCTGAAGGGCCTGCCCTCCAGCTCCTCGCACGCGCTGTACGGCGGCCTGATCGGCGCCACCGTGGTCGGGGTCGGGCTGAACGGCGTGAACTTCGGCGTCGTCGTCTCCAAGATCCTGATCCCCGCCGTGGCCTCCCCGATCGTGGCCGGGCTGGCCTCCTGGGGCGCCACCAAGCTGGCGTACCGGATCACCCGGAACGGCCGCGAGGCCAGTACCAACAAGGGCTTCAAGACCGGCCAGGTCTTCTCCGCCTCGCTGATCTCGCTCGCCCACGGCACCAACGACGCCCAGAAGACGATGGGCATCATCACCCTGACCCTGGTCTCGGTCGGCGCCCTGCCGAAGGGCGCGCTGCCGCCCACCTGGGTCATCGTCAGCGCCGGTGCGGCGATCGCGATCGGCACCTACATGGGTGGCTGGCGGATCATCCGCTCGATGGGCAAGGGCCTCGCCGACATCCAGCCCCCGCAGGGATTCTCCTCCGAGGCCGCGGCTGCCACCGTGATCCTCACCTCCTCGCACATGGGCTACGGCCTCTCCACCACCCAGGTCTGCTCGGGCGGCGTCATGGGCGCCGGTCTCGGCGGCCCGAAGGCCCAGGTGCACTGGAGCATGGCCCGCCGGATGCTCTACACCTGGGGCCTGACGCTGCCCGCCGCCGCCACCGTGGCCGGTCTGGCCGCCTTCGTCGCGGACAAGGGCACCTGGGGCGTGCTGCTGGTCGGCGCCGCGCTGGTGATCGGCTCCGGTGCGATGTGGGTGCTCTCCCGCCGCCAGCCGGTGCACGCCGACAACGTCAACGACACCGACGTCACCCCGGTCGAGGTCCCGCAGGCCCCGGTCCCCACCCCCGCCACGACCACCGTCGCGGCCTGA
- a CDS encoding MDR family MFS transporter has product MTHRQVLEALSGLLLGLFVAVLSSTVVANALPHILTDLHGGQTAYTWVVTAALLSLTAATPIWGKLSDLVSRKLLVQIALVIYIVSSALAGLSQNTGQLIACRVLQGIGAGGVTALAQICLAAMVPPRERGRYSGYFGAVFALATIGGPLIGGVVVDTSWLGWRWCFYLGIPFSLVAIVVLQRTLRLPVVRRKAKIDYLGATLITASVSLLMIWISLAGDSYPWLSWQTAAMVGGGLALAALFVLAERRAAEPIIPLDLFRHRTVTLAAIASVLVGVGMYGATTFLSQYFQLARRESPTMAGLLTLPMILGLAVSSTVAGKLITRYGRWKAYLVAGTGLLAVGFALLGTVRDDTPYALLAVAMAITGVGLGLTMQNLVLAVQNTVPRHELGTASSTVTFFRTMGGAMGVSALGALLSHQVTRHLTDSLAAAHLPTAAAGGGIPDLGTLPAPVVPLVTDAFGHGIATVFLIAAPLALLAFLVVLLIREVPLRTTQDEAPADRPRELALD; this is encoded by the coding sequence ATGACCCACCGTCAGGTCCTCGAAGCCCTCTCCGGGCTCCTCCTCGGCCTCTTCGTGGCGGTGCTCTCCTCGACCGTCGTCGCCAACGCGCTGCCGCACATCCTGACCGACCTGCACGGCGGCCAGACCGCGTACACCTGGGTGGTCACCGCCGCGCTGCTCTCGCTCACCGCCGCCACCCCGATCTGGGGCAAGCTCTCCGACCTGGTCAGCCGGAAGCTGCTGGTGCAGATCGCGCTGGTGATCTACATCGTCTCCTCCGCGCTGGCCGGGCTGTCCCAGAACACCGGCCAGCTGATCGCCTGCCGGGTGCTCCAGGGCATCGGGGCGGGCGGCGTCACCGCGCTGGCCCAGATCTGCCTGGCCGCCATGGTGCCGCCCCGCGAACGCGGCAGGTACAGCGGCTACTTCGGCGCGGTCTTCGCGCTGGCCACCATCGGCGGGCCGCTGATCGGCGGGGTGGTGGTGGACACCAGCTGGCTCGGCTGGCGGTGGTGCTTCTACCTGGGCATCCCGTTCTCGCTGGTCGCCATCGTGGTGCTGCAGCGGACCCTGCGGCTGCCGGTGGTCCGCCGCAAGGCGAAGATCGACTACCTCGGCGCGACGCTGATCACCGCCTCGGTCAGCCTGCTGATGATCTGGATCTCGCTGGCCGGTGACAGCTACCCCTGGCTCTCCTGGCAGACGGCGGCGATGGTCGGCGGCGGGCTCGCGCTGGCCGCGCTGTTCGTACTGGCAGAGCGCCGGGCCGCCGAGCCGATCATCCCGCTCGACCTGTTCCGCCACCGCACGGTCACGCTGGCCGCGATCGCCAGTGTGCTGGTCGGGGTCGGGATGTACGGCGCGACCACCTTCCTCAGCCAGTACTTCCAGCTGGCCAGGCGGGAGTCGCCGACCATGGCCGGGCTGCTCACCCTGCCGATGATCCTCGGCCTCGCGGTCTCCTCGACCGTCGCGGGCAAGCTGATCACCCGGTACGGCCGCTGGAAGGCGTACCTGGTGGCCGGTACGGGCCTGCTCGCGGTCGGCTTCGCGCTGCTCGGCACGGTCCGGGACGACACCCCGTACGCGCTGCTGGCGGTCGCCATGGCGATCACCGGCGTCGGCCTCGGGCTGACCATGCAGAACCTGGTGCTGGCCGTGCAGAACACCGTGCCCCGGCACGAACTCGGCACCGCCAGCTCGACGGTCACCTTCTTCCGGACCATGGGCGGCGCGATGGGCGTCTCCGCGCTCGGCGCGCTGCTCTCGCACCAGGTCACCCGGCACCTGACGGACAGTCTGGCCGCCGCCCACCTGCCGACCGCAGCCGCCGGTGGCGGCATCCCGGACCTCGGGACGCTGCCCGCCCCGGTGGTCCCGCTGGTCACCGACGCCTTCGGGCACGGCATCGCCACGGTCTTCCTGATCGCCGCGCCGCTCGCCCTGCTGGCCTTCCTGGTGGTGCTGCTGATCCGCGAGGTGCCGCTGCGCACCACCCAGGACGAGGCCCCGGCCGACCGGCCGCGCGAACTCGCGCTGGACTAG
- the xylA gene encoding xylose isomerase, with translation MTPTPSDKFTFGLWTVGWQGRDPFGDATRPALDPVETVTRLAELGAHGVTFHDDDLIPFGAGEGERDQAVKRFRQALDATGLQVPMATTNLFSHPVFKDGAFTANDRDVRRYALRKTIRNIDLAAELGATTYVAWGGREGAEHGASKDVRVALDRLKEAFDLLGEYVTEQGYDLRFAIEPKPNEPRGDILLPTIGHALAFINQLERPELVGLNPEVGHEQMAGLNFAHGIAQTLWAGKLFHIDLNGQSGPKYDQDLRFGAGDLRGAFWLVDLLESAGYDGPRHFDFKPSRTEDLDGVWVSAAACMRNYLALKQKALAFRADPAVQAALTAARLDQLARPTAEDGLTALLADRTAFEDFDPAAAGARGMGFELLDQLAMDHLLGL, from the coding sequence CTGACCCCCACCCCCTCGGACAAGTTCACCTTCGGTCTGTGGACCGTCGGCTGGCAGGGCCGCGACCCGTTCGGCGACGCCACCCGCCCGGCCCTGGACCCGGTGGAGACGGTCACCCGGCTGGCGGAGCTGGGCGCGCACGGCGTGACCTTCCACGACGACGACCTGATCCCGTTCGGCGCGGGCGAGGGCGAGCGCGACCAGGCCGTGAAGCGGTTCCGGCAGGCGCTGGACGCCACCGGCCTGCAGGTCCCGATGGCCACCACCAACCTGTTCTCGCACCCGGTCTTCAAGGACGGCGCGTTCACCGCCAACGACCGCGACGTACGCCGGTACGCGCTGCGCAAGACCATCCGCAACATCGACCTCGCGGCCGAACTGGGCGCCACCACGTACGTCGCCTGGGGCGGCCGGGAGGGCGCCGAGCACGGTGCGTCCAAGGACGTCCGAGTGGCGCTGGACCGGCTGAAGGAGGCGTTCGACCTGCTCGGCGAGTACGTCACCGAGCAGGGCTACGACCTGCGGTTCGCGATCGAGCCCAAGCCGAACGAGCCGCGCGGCGACATCCTGCTGCCGACCATCGGCCACGCCCTCGCCTTCATCAACCAGCTGGAGCGGCCCGAGCTGGTCGGCCTCAACCCGGAGGTCGGCCACGAGCAGATGGCGGGCCTGAACTTCGCGCACGGCATCGCGCAGACGCTCTGGGCGGGCAAGCTCTTCCACATCGACCTGAACGGCCAGTCCGGGCCGAAGTACGACCAGGACCTGCGGTTCGGCGCGGGTGACCTGCGCGGCGCGTTCTGGCTGGTCGACCTGCTGGAGAGCGCGGGTTACGACGGCCCCCGGCACTTCGACTTCAAGCCCTCCCGGACGGAGGACCTGGACGGCGTCTGGGTCTCGGCCGCCGCCTGCATGCGCAACTACCTGGCGCTCAAGCAGAAGGCGCTGGCCTTCCGGGCCGACCCCGCCGTCCAGGCCGCCCTGACGGCGGCCCGGCTGGACCAGCTGGCCCGGCCGACCGCCGAGGACGGCCTGACCGCACTGCTCGCCGACCGGACCGCCTTCGAGGACTTCGACCCGGCCGCGGCCGGCGCCCGGGGCATGGGCTTCGAACTGCTCGACCAGCTCGCCATGGACCACCTGCTCGGCCTCTGA
- a CDS encoding ROK family transcriptional regulator — MRWANLALVLGEIAARPCSRAAVAGATGLTRAAVSSLVEELMAAGLLTEAGPTAPSGRVGRPGSELALSPDGPAGLGGEIGVEHLAACVVDLRGEVRSWHRLEIGNRGRTPAAVLADLAELLHRAAAEAGLRPAGLTLAVPGLVGAASGVIAGAANLGWSDVPAAAELRSALRAAGATDLAALPIEVDNEANLGGLAELWLAGRPDDFCHLSAEAGIGSAIVIGGQLLRGARGFAGELGHLTVWPDGPPCACGARGCLEQYAGETAVLRAAGLEGVGGDWVALLAARAAAGDPAVLTALAGAGTALGIAAAGAVNLLDPQAVVLGGGYAELGDWLLPTMRAELTARVTVRPWNETWLSVSPLGRRGPLLGAAVGVVRNIIANPGAYAGP; from the coding sequence ATGCGGTGGGCCAACCTGGCCCTGGTGCTCGGGGAGATCGCGGCCCGGCCGTGCTCGCGCGCGGCGGTGGCCGGGGCGACCGGGCTGACCAGGGCGGCGGTCTCCTCGCTGGTCGAGGAGCTGATGGCCGCCGGGCTGCTGACCGAGGCCGGGCCGACCGCGCCGAGCGGCCGGGTCGGGCGGCCCGGCAGCGAGCTGGCGCTCAGTCCGGACGGGCCGGCCGGGCTCGGCGGCGAGATCGGGGTCGAGCACCTGGCCGCCTGCGTGGTCGATCTCCGGGGCGAGGTGCGGAGTTGGCACCGGCTGGAGATCGGCAACCGGGGCCGCACCCCGGCCGCCGTCCTGGCCGACCTGGCCGAACTGCTCCACCGGGCCGCCGCCGAGGCCGGACTCCGGCCCGCCGGGCTGACCCTGGCCGTGCCCGGCCTGGTCGGCGCGGCGAGCGGGGTGATCGCGGGTGCGGCCAACCTGGGGTGGAGCGATGTGCCCGCCGCCGCCGAACTGCGCTCCGCCCTCCGGGCCGCCGGGGCCACCGACCTGGCCGCCCTGCCGATCGAGGTCGACAACGAGGCCAACCTGGGCGGCCTGGCCGAACTCTGGCTGGCCGGCCGCCCCGACGACTTCTGCCACCTCTCGGCCGAGGCCGGGATCGGCTCGGCGATCGTGATCGGCGGTCAACTGCTGCGCGGCGCCCGGGGCTTCGCGGGCGAACTGGGCCACCTGACGGTCTGGCCGGACGGCCCGCCCTGCGCCTGCGGTGCCCGCGGCTGCCTGGAGCAGTACGCCGGGGAGACCGCCGTCCTGCGGGCGGCGGGCCTGGAGGGCGTCGGCGGCGACTGGGTCGCCCTGCTCGCCGCCCGGGCCGCCGCCGGCGACCCGGCGGTGCTGACCGCCCTCGCGGGCGCCGGAACGGCCCTCGGCATCGCGGCGGCCGGGGCGGTGAACCTGCTCGACCCGCAGGCCGTCGTGCTCGGCGGCGGCTACGCCGAGCTGGGCGACTGGCTGCTCCCCACCATGCGGGCCGAACTCACCGCCCGGGTCACCGTCCGCCCCTGGAACGAGACCTGGCTCTCCGTCTCCCCCCTCGGCCGCCGCGGCCCCCTCCTCGGCGCCGCGGTCGGCGTCGTCCGCAACATCATCGCCAACCCCGGCGCATACGCGGGCCCATGA
- a CDS encoding C40 family peptidase, translating into MRAGVRTTENGVRPWVRAALRCGAVLALASLAFGTAGTAFAAPTPPVSVAPGADPLAQAKATLGPMLDRLHELYREAEAATEQYNGTVAKLATQQATVADLKVRLEHQQAAVDAGSDLASQLAAAQYRNGNSSDLAELLLTDSPYEAVVVAELLNAAGRSQTEFLDRLKGDRATLTVLQQLAEATLAQAQALAVQQEAGKADVARRLAEVEQMVSSLTGAQRSELEQLEKTRADEAQLAFLASGALGKGERTPSQAGRKAVAFALAQLGKDYLWGGTGPDKFDCSGLTSQAWLAAGVNIPRVSQDQWSELTKVPLNQIRPGDLVVYYGGATHIAMYIGGGLVVQAPRTGAVIKVSPIGAMPILGAVRPDPQSVSDEPGGSWKVPELPKGADAVTPIQPAKPENLPTPPVTAPPTTPTAPTTPPVTTSPTAPTTPPVSATPTDSPTGTSSPSTGTGSPSGSTSPTGTPTGSESASASASTSSSASASVAGSKKDSAASPSTAG; encoded by the coding sequence ATGCGCGCTGGGGTTCGGACGACGGAGAACGGCGTGCGGCCCTGGGTGCGAGCCGCCCTGCGCTGCGGTGCGGTGCTGGCACTGGCCTCGCTCGCGTTCGGCACAGCCGGGACGGCGTTCGCCGCGCCCACGCCGCCCGTCTCGGTCGCCCCCGGGGCGGACCCGCTGGCCCAGGCCAAGGCCACCCTCGGCCCGATGCTGGACCGCCTGCACGAGCTGTACCGGGAGGCCGAGGCGGCCACCGAGCAGTACAACGGGACGGTCGCCAAGCTCGCCACCCAGCAGGCCACCGTCGCCGACCTGAAGGTCCGGCTGGAGCACCAGCAAGCCGCCGTGGACGCCGGCAGCGACCTGGCCTCCCAGCTGGCCGCCGCCCAGTACCGGAACGGCAACTCGTCCGACCTCGCCGAGCTGCTGCTCACCGACTCCCCGTACGAGGCGGTGGTGGTGGCGGAGCTGCTGAACGCCGCCGGGCGTTCGCAGACCGAGTTCCTGGACCGGCTGAAGGGCGACCGGGCCACCCTGACGGTGCTTCAGCAGCTCGCCGAGGCGACCCTCGCCCAGGCCCAGGCGCTGGCCGTCCAGCAGGAGGCCGGCAAGGCCGACGTGGCGCGGCGGCTGGCCGAGGTCGAGCAGATGGTCAGCTCGCTCACCGGGGCCCAGCGCAGCGAGCTCGAGCAGCTGGAGAAGACCCGGGCGGACGAGGCGCAGCTCGCCTTCCTCGCCTCGGGCGCGCTGGGCAAGGGAGAGCGCACGCCCTCGCAGGCCGGGCGCAAGGCGGTCGCCTTCGCGCTGGCTCAGCTCGGCAAGGACTACCTCTGGGGCGGCACCGGGCCGGACAAGTTCGACTGCTCCGGGCTCACCTCGCAGGCCTGGCTGGCTGCCGGCGTGAACATCCCGCGGGTCAGCCAGGACCAGTGGTCCGAGCTGACCAAGGTGCCGCTGAACCAGATCCGCCCCGGTGACCTGGTGGTCTACTACGGCGGCGCGACCCACATCGCGATGTACATCGGCGGCGGCCTGGTGGTGCAGGCGCCGCGCACCGGTGCGGTGATCAAGGTCTCGCCGATCGGCGCGATGCCGATCCTCGGCGCGGTCCGTCCCGACCCGCAGTCGGTGTCGGACGAGCCCGGCGGCAGCTGGAAGGTGCCCGAGCTGCCCAAGGGGGCGGACGCGGTGACGCCGATTCAGCCGGCCAAGCCGGAGAACCTGCCGACGCCACCGGTCACCGCCCCGCCGACCACTCCGACTGCGCCGACCACGCCGCCGGTCACCACCTCGCCGACTGCGCCGACCACGCCGCCGGTCTCCGCCACGCCCACCGACTCGCCGACCGGCACGTCCTCGCCGAGCACGGGGACGGGCTCGCCCTCGGGCTCCACCTCGCCGACCGGGACGCCGACCGGCTCGGAGTCGGCCTCGGCGTCCGCCTCCACTTCCTCCTCCGCGTCCGCATCCGTGGCCGGGTCGAAGAAGGACTCCGCGGCCTCGCCGAGCACGGCGGGCTGA
- the xylB gene encoding xylulokinase, translating to MAARQIVIGIDSSTQATKALAVDVATGEVLGEGRAPHTVRGTGGARESDPEQWWQALCTAVAATGHADRAAAVSVAGQQHGLVALDAAGVAVHPALLWNDTRSAPEAAALVRELGREEWARRVGSVPGASFTVSKWAWLRAQGLTSGVAAVRLPHEYLTERLTGQVVAEPSDASGTGWWGPGGYDAEILELVGLPVELLPPSAEAPGSGAPNAKSPAIYAGATLQGSASQLPEPLMAEGVLVAAGAGDNAAAALGLGLMPGQAVVSLGTSGTAYALTRGRPADPTGVVAGFAAADGVHWLPLACTLNCTLAVDRLAALLGRDREAVEPGGSAVVLPFLDGERTPDLPYASGLLHGLRHETTGGQLLQAGYDGAAYALLTALDQVLAAGAEPESDAPLLLIGGGAKGRAWQQTVLRLSGRPVQLPTATELVALGAAAQAAALLTGEAPAAVARRWQTSAGPVLDPVPRDKAALDRIGATLAAAGGLLGV from the coding sequence GTGGCGGCACGGCAGATCGTGATCGGGATCGACAGTTCCACCCAGGCGACCAAGGCACTGGCCGTGGACGTCGCGACCGGCGAGGTGCTGGGGGAGGGGCGGGCCCCGCACACCGTCCGGGGCACCGGCGGCGCCCGGGAGAGCGACCCGGAGCAGTGGTGGCAGGCCCTGTGCACGGCCGTGGCCGCCACCGGTCACGCCGACCGGGCCGCCGCCGTCTCGGTGGCGGGCCAGCAGCACGGGCTGGTCGCGCTGGACGCGGCGGGGGTTGCGGTGCATCCCGCTCTGCTCTGGAACGACACCCGGTCGGCGCCCGAAGCGGCCGCGCTGGTACGGGAGTTGGGGCGGGAGGAGTGGGCGCGGCGGGTCGGCAGTGTGCCCGGCGCGTCGTTCACGGTCAGCAAGTGGGCCTGGCTGCGGGCGCAGGGGCTGACCTCGGGGGTGGCCGCGGTGCGGCTGCCGCACGAGTACCTGACCGAACGGCTCACCGGGCAGGTGGTCGCGGAGCCCTCCGACGCTTCCGGGACGGGGTGGTGGGGGCCTGGGGGGTACGACGCGGAGATTCTTGAACTCGTGGGGCTGCCGGTCGAGTTGCTTCCGCCTTCGGCTGAGGCGCCTGGCTCGGGTGCACCAAATGCAAAGTCCCCCGCCATTTACGCAGGTGCAACGCTCCAAGGGTCGGCGTCGCAGCTCCCCGAGCCCCTGATGGCTGAGGGTGTGTTGGTAGCGGCCGGGGCGGGGGATAACGCCGCGGCGGCGCTGGGGCTCGGGCTGATGCCCGGGCAGGCGGTGGTGTCGCTCGGGACGTCCGGGACCGCGTATGCGCTCACGCGGGGGCGGCCGGCTGATCCGACCGGCGTGGTGGCGGGTTTTGCGGCGGCTGACGGCGTCCACTGGCTCCCGCTCGCCTGCACGCTCAACTGCACCCTCGCCGTGGACCGCCTGGCCGCCCTGCTCGGCCGGGACCGGGAGGCCGTCGAGCCCGGCGGCAGCGCCGTCGTGCTGCCGTTCCTGGACGGTGAGCGCACGCCGGACCTGCCGTACGCCTCCGGCCTGCTGCACGGCCTGCGTCACGAGACCACCGGGGGGCAACTGCTCCAGGCCGGGTACGACGGCGCCGCGTACGCCCTGCTGACCGCACTCGACCAGGTCCTGGCGGCCGGTGCCGAACCGGAGTCCGACGCGCCCCTGCTGCTGATCGGCGGCGGGGCCAAGGGTCGGGCCTGGCAGCAGACCGTACTCCGCCTCTCCGGCCGCCCGGTCCAACTCCCCACCGCCACCGAACTGGTGGCCCTCGGCGCTGCCGCCCAGGCCGCCGCGCTGCTGACCGGCGAGGCCCCGGCCGCCGTGGCCCGCCGCTGGCAGACCTCGGCCGGTCCGGTGCTCGACCCCGTCCCCCGCGACAAGGCCGCACTGGACCGGATCGGTGCCACCCTGGCGGCCGCCGGGGGGTTGCTCGGGGTGTGA
- a CDS encoding DUF3533 domain-containing protein, producing MADPGRQGFLAELKDAVTPRAALLVIAVLLLQLGFITSYVGALHHPTPHELSIAVVAPPQVSPKLVGALESVPDSAVRATTATDRDDAVARIKDQKIYAAWLFDPTTTQDTLLVADARGPAAATAAETIVTAVDKSQGRTVVVEDVLPLAKGDAEGLSSFYLVVGWCVGGYLVASILGISAGSRPANPSRAVIRLGALALYSVAAGIGGAVIIGPALNALPGSSWGLIGLGSLVVFAVGAITMALECLFDVVGIGLAVLIFVVLGNPSAGGVFPPPMMPAFWRAIGAWIPNGAGTDVARSIAYFGGTNILVPLLVLVAWAVVGVGVTMAAVIRRPRYGREHISTHG from the coding sequence ATGGCCGACCCGGGCCGCCAGGGATTCCTCGCGGAACTCAAGGACGCGGTCACCCCGCGCGCCGCCCTGCTGGTGATCGCGGTGCTGCTGCTGCAGCTCGGGTTCATCACCTCGTACGTCGGGGCCCTGCACCACCCGACCCCGCACGAGCTGTCGATCGCGGTGGTCGCCCCGCCGCAGGTCAGCCCGAAGCTGGTCGGCGCGCTGGAGTCGGTGCCGGACAGCGCGGTCCGCGCCACCACCGCGACCGACCGGGACGACGCCGTCGCCCGGATCAAGGACCAGAAGATCTACGCCGCCTGGCTCTTCGACCCGACGACCACGCAGGACACCCTGCTGGTCGCCGACGCCCGCGGCCCGGCCGCCGCCACGGCCGCCGAGACCATCGTCACCGCCGTCGACAAGAGCCAGGGCCGGACGGTCGTGGTGGAGGACGTCCTGCCGCTCGCCAAGGGCGACGCGGAGGGCCTGTCCTCGTTCTACCTGGTGGTCGGCTGGTGCGTCGGCGGCTACCTGGTCGCCTCCATCCTCGGCATCAGCGCGGGCTCCCGGCCCGCCAACCCGAGCCGCGCCGTGATCCGGCTCGGCGCGCTGGCGCTGTACTCCGTCGCGGCCGGCATCGGCGGGGCGGTCATCATCGGGCCCGCCCTGAACGCCCTGCCCGGCTCCAGCTGGGGGCTGATCGGGCTCGGCAGCCTGGTGGTGTTCGCGGTCGGGGCGATCACCATGGCACTGGAGTGCCTGTTCGACGTGGTCGGCATCGGGCTGGCGGTGCTGATCTTCGTGGTGCTCGGCAACCCGAGTGCGGGTGGGGTGTTCCCGCCGCCGATGATGCCCGCGTTCTGGCGGGCGATCGGCGCCTGGATCCCGAACGGGGCCGGCACCGACGTGGCCCGCTCGATCGCGTACTTCGGGGGGACCAACATCCTCGTACCGCTGCTGGTCCTGGTCGCCTGGGCGGTGGTCGGCGTCGGCGTCACCATGGCGGCGGTGATCCGGCGGCCGCGGTACGGGCGGGAGCACATTTCTACGCACGGTTGA